The Mercurialis annua linkage group LG2, ddMerAnnu1.2, whole genome shotgun sequence genome contains a region encoding:
- the LOC126669349 gene encoding pentatricopeptide repeat-containing protein At3g06430, chloroplastic — protein MASSSSSMSLSFSSSSSSFLSSPLPQNNHRSISHKPTNFLPKPKHHSSLLLYLLRCQAYSAAAAAPPDRKRHWKRGEFPGVTETSAPRRTPIKNIKKKLDRKNNAKAWVNTVTEELSDRILKKQWFQALEVFEMLKEQPFYHPKEGTYMKLLILLGRTGQAQRAHQLFDEMLEQGIPATPELYTALLAAYCRSHLVDEGFAVLHQMKNIPHCLPDVYTYSTLLKACVDAARFDLVEILYREMDERLITPNTVTQNIVLSGYGKASMYDHMERVLTGMLESTECKPDVWTMNIILSVFGNRGQIELMEKWYEKFRNFGIEPETRTFNILIGAYGKKRMYDKMSSVMEYMRKLQFPWTTSTYNNVIEVFAEVGDAKHMEYTFDQMRAEGMKADTKTFCCLIDGYANAGLFHKVISSVQLAAKFEIPENTTFYNAIISACAKAEDLMEMERVLNRMKDNHCQPDSTTYSIMVEAYKKEGMNDKIYYLEQEKQKMVAF, from the exons ATGGCATCATCATCATCGTCAATGTCTCTCTCGTTCTCTTCATCTTCCTCCTCATTTCTCTCCTCTCCTCTCCCTCAAAACAACCACCGCAGCATTTCCCACAAACCCACCAATTTTCTACCTAAACCCAAACACCACTCTTCCCTTCTTCTTTATCTTCTCCGATGCCAAGCTTATTCCGCTGCCGCCGCCGCTCCACCTGACAGAAAAAGACACTGGAAACGCGGCGAATTCCCCGGAGTTACCGAAACTTCAGCACCCAGAAGAACTCCCATCAAAAATATCAAGAAGAAATTAGACCGCAAGAACAACGCCAAGGCCTGGGTTAACACTGTCACTGAAGAATTATCTGACCGCATTCTCAAGAAGCAGTGGTTTCAAGCTCTCGAG GTGTTTGAGATGCTTAAAGAACAGCCGTTCTATCACCCTAAAGAAGGAACTTACATGAAACTCCTGATTCTTTTGGGCAGAACCGGCCAAGCCCAACGCGCACACCAACTGTTCGACGAAATGCTTGAACAAGGGATCCCCGCCACTCCTGAGCTCTACACTGCATTGCTTGCTGCTTATTGCCGTAGCCATCTTGTCGACGAGGGTTTCGCCGTTCTTCACCAGATGAAGAATATTCCTCATTGCTTGCCTGATGTTTACACTTACAGCACCTTGCTCAAGGCTTGTGTTGATGCTGCGAGATTTGATCTTGTTGAGATTTTATATCGAGAGATGGATGAAAGGTTGATTACTCCTAATACAGTTACTCAAAATATAGTGTTGAGTGGTTATGGGAAGGCTAGCATGTATGACCACATGGAGCGGGTGCTTACCGGGATGTTGGAGAGCACTGAGTGTAAACCTGATGTTTGGACCATGAACATTATTCTCAGTGTGTTTGGTAATAGGGGTCAGATTGAATTGATGGAGAAATGGTATGAgaagtttcgtaactttgggaTTGAACCAGAGACTCgtacttttaatattttgattggtGCTTATGGGAAGAAACGGATGTATGATAAGATGTCATCTGTAATGGAGTATATGCGCAAACTTCAGTTTCCTTGGACGACCTCAACTTACAACAATGTTATCGAAGTGTTTGCGGAGGTGGGGGACGCCAAGCACATGGAGTACACATTCGATCAGATGCGAGCAGAGGGCATGAAAGCAGACACCAAAACATTTTGCTGCCTCATCGACGGATATGCCAATGCAGGTCTCTTCCATAAAGTGATCAGCAGTGTGCAGTTGGCTGCCAAATTTGAAATACCTGAGAATACCACATTCTATAATGCAATCATCTCCGCGTGTGCAAAGGCGGAGGATTTAATGGAGATGGAGAGAGTTTTGAATCGGATGAAAGATAATCATTGCCAACCAGATTCAACAACTTACTCTATCATGGTGGAAGCTTACAAGAAGGAAGGTATGAATGACAAGATCTATTATTTAGAGCAGGAGAAACAGAAGATGGTAGCTTTTTAA